The genomic interval GATTTAAGTTTGTTACGAAGAATTTTTAACGAATTGTAGACCTGTTGCTTTGCAGTTTTATCCGTGATATTTAATTGTAGTGCAATTTCGTCGTATGAGAGTTCTTCTACTTTTCGTAGAAGAAAAACTTCACGCATTTTTTCTGGAAGTAAAGCGATTTCGTTTTCTATTATCCGTTCTAATTCTTTTTCTCTTAGTTTTGAATCTGCAAAAACATAATCATTCTCAATAAATTTAGAGATAGAATCAGCATAACGTGAAACTACTTTATCATGCGCGATATGATTTAATATTCTATTCTTTGTTGCTTTGTATAAGTAAGAAGAAAGAGAAGTTGTAATAGTTATTTCATTACGTTTCGTCCAGATTAATAAAAGCACTTCTTGAACGATATCATGTGATTCATCACGATTTCCAAGTATTTTATAAGCATGATTGACAAGTAGTCTGGAATATCTTTCAAAAATTTCTGTATA from Flavobacterium sp. YJ01 carries:
- a CDS encoding RNA polymerase sigma-70 factor — translated: MSVYSKYADHILLNLLREDDQLAYTEIFERYSRLLVNHAYKILGNRDESHDIVQEVLLLIWTKRNEITITTSLSSYLYKATKNRILNHIAHDKVVSRYADSISKFIENDYVFADSKLREKELERIIENEIALLPEKMREVFLLRKVEELSYDEIALQLNITDKTAKQQVYNSLKILRNKLKSSMNFFIW